In Myxococcus stipitatus, the DNA window GTACCAGCCCGGGTCGCCCTCACCGTCCAGCCGCTCGCGCACCTTGAGGATGGTGAACATGCCGCCCATGGTGATGTAGCCGTACTTCCCGTTCGCGCCCGTCATGGGGATGGAATTGCCGGGCATCGCCATGCCCATGTCCCCCATGTCGCCCATGCCCTCCTGGCCCATGGTCATGTAGCCGGGCAGCAGCGTGCGGACCTTCGCGTCCAGGTCACCCGGCTTCACGCCGATGAGGTTGGGCAGGTCGTGGCCCATCTGGTTCATCACGTGGTGGGTCATGTGGCAGTGCATGGCCCAGTCGCCCGGCGCGTCCGCGACGAACTCGAAGGTGCGCGTGCTGCCCACGGGCACGAGGACGGTGGTCTCCGGGAACTGCGCGGACTCGGGGATGCGGCCCGCGTCCGTCTCGGTGACGCGGAAGTGGTAGCCGTGCAGGTGGATGGGGTGATGGTCCATCGCGCTCAGGTTGCCCAGGCGGATGCGGACCCGGTCTCCCTTGCGGACCACGAGCGGCTCCGTGCCCGGGAACGCCTTGGCGTTGAAGGTGAGGATGTTGAAGTCCGTCATCTCGTTCGGGTCCGGACGCTTCGCGCCCGGGTCGATGCGCCACTCGTGCAGCATGAGCGCGAAGTCGCGGTCCACACGCGGGCCCACCGGACGGCGCGGGTGCATGATGAACAGCCCCACCATGCCGAGCGCCATCTGCGTCATCTCGTCATGGTGCGAGTGATACATGCCGGTGCCCGTCTGCTTGATGGTGAACTCGTAGCGGTACGTCTCCCCGGGCGGAATCGACTTCTGGTTGAGCCCGCCCACGCCGTCCATGCCGCTGGGAAGGATGAGCCCGTGCCAGTGGACGGTGGTGGGCGCCGGCAGCCGGTTGGTGACGTAGAAGCGGACGCGGTCGCCCTCCACCACCTCGATGGCCGGGCCGTGCACCTGCCCGTTGTAGCCCCAGCACGTCGCCTTGAGGCCCGGAGCGAACTCGTGCTCCACCTCCTCGGCGACCATGTGGAACACCTTCACGCCGTCGACCACCTTCCACGGCAGCTTCGCGCCGTTGGGGACGATGACCGGCTGGTAGTCGCGCCCAGGCATGCCAGGGGCCAGCCAGTCGCGCCGCGCGGGCGCCTTGGCGGCGGCGCGTGGGGACGCCGTGGGCGCTGGCGATGGCTGCGCGTGAGCGGCGCCGCCGCGCAGGAGCAGCGCACCGCCCGCGAGCGTGGCGCCCGCGGTGGCGAGCATGCTGCGGCGGCTCATCGCGCCGACGTGCTCCGGCGCGGTCGTCGGCTCCGAGGTCTCCACCGTGTCGGTCGGCCGGGGAGCGAGGTCGTGGGGATGGGGGCTCATGGGGTGGCTCCGTGGCCGTGGCCGGGATGGGACTCGTGGCCCTGGGTGGGCGAGGGGGAGGGGAGGGCGGGCACGGGAGGCGCCTCGCCCGGAGTGGAGGGGAGACGGCCGCCGACGAGCTGCTCCAGCTCGGCGCGAGCCATCCAGTAGTCGCGGACGGCCTCGATGTACGCGCGCCAGGCGGTCACCTGGGCGCGCTTCGCCTCGAGCAGCACGTAGAGGCCCAGCTGCATGGCGTTGTACTGGAGCTGGGTCTGCTCGACGACCTTCTCGCGCAGGGGGAGGACGACGCGGTGGTAGCGCTCGGTGACGCCCCTGAGCGTGAGCAGCCGCGCGCGGGCGGCGCGGACCTCCGAGCGGGCATTGACGGACAGCTCGGTGAGCCGCCGCTCGCCCTGGCGGTGCTGGGCCTCCAGCTTCGCGATGAGGGCCTGGCGCTGGTCGAAGATGGGCAGGTCGAGCGACAGCGTGGGGCCGAACAGGCGCGGGCCGTTGGCGTCGCGGTGCGTGTGGACGCCGACCTCGAAGCGCCCGATGAAGCGCGTGCTGCGGCTCAGCTCGAGCGCGTTCCACAACAGCTCCACCTGCTTGCGGGCCGCGTCGATGTCCAGCCGCTGGCGGATGGCGAGCGACTCCAGGTGCTCCAGCGGCGCCTCCTCGCCGGGCGGCGCGGGGAGCTTCTCGGTGAGGGTCCACTGCGTGCGTGGGCCCCACAGTCCGAGCAGCCGGTTGAGGTGCTCGCGGTCCTCGACGAGCGCCAGCTCCTCCTGGGCCAGCTCGAGCCGGGCCTCCTCGGCGGCGGCGCGCTCGTTGGCCAGCTCGAGCTCGGTGATGTTGCCGGCGCCGAACTGGAGCGTGGCGAGCTGGGCGGCGGAGTCGGCGGCCTCGAGGACCATGCGGCGCAGCTCCACGAGCTGTTGCCGCGCCTGGACCTGGCTGTAGGTCTTCTTGACCTCGGCGGCGGTGGCGAGGGCCTCGTGCGCGACGCGCAGCGTGTCGGCGATGAACTGCTCCTTGGCCACGCGCTTGCGCAGGGGCAGGGTGAAGAGGTCCACGAACTCCTGCACCAGGGAGAACTCGGTCTCGCTGACGCCGTCGTTGGAGAGCGGGAAGCCGATGCTGCCGCTGAGGGTGGGGTTGGTGAGCAGGCCGGCCTGGACCATGTCGGCCTGGGACACGCCCAGGTCCTCGTAGGTGGCCTGGAGCGCGGGGTTGTTGAGCAGGGCGATCTCCACCGCGTCGTCCGAGGAGAGGTCCTTGGCGAGCAGCGTGTCGAGGTGTCGGGCGACCTCCGCGTCCTCGGGGGTGCCCTGGTTCCAGCGCGTCTTGCGGCCGATGCGCTCCTCGACGAGCGCGGCGACCTCCGCGTGGCCTCGCTCCTTTTGGATGGTGGCGCAGCCGCTGGCGAGCAGCGCCGCGCCGGCCAGGAAGAGGGCTCTCACGGGTGGGCTCCGTGTCCGCCGTGCTGCTCATGGCCCGAGGGAGGCGTCTGGGACGGCTGCTGCTGCGCGGGCTTCTTCTCCGGCACCAGCTTCATGCCGCACTTGGGGCAGCGGCCCTCCGTGGTCGAGCGGACCTCGGGGTCCATGGGGCAGGTGTAGACGGTCGTTCCCGCGTCGTCCTTGCCGGAGGGGGCCTGGGAGGCGCCGTGGTTCGCGTGCGGGTCGGAGGGGCGGGGCGCCGGGGTGGAGGCGAGGGTGGTCGGGAGGTCGGCGAGCGGGGCCTCGGGGGCCTCGGGGCTCGACGGGTCCAGGGCGGGCGGGAGGCGCTTCGGCTCGGAAGCGCAGGCGGCGAGCGTGAAGAGGCTCGCGAGGACGAAGGAGAAGGTACGCATGATGGTGGACCTCGAAAGGGGGGCCATGACGGCGGCCGGACGACGCGCGGCTGTTGAGCAAGCTCCGGGCCAGGGGGCAATGGCCTTCAACTCCCTGAACCCACGACGGTGGCGAGTCGCGGAGCCCTTTCCGAGCGCGGCGCAGGTGTAACCGAGGTCATCACACTGTGACGGGTCGGGCGGGTCGGAGGTGTTCAGGGGCGCACGCGGTGTGACGGGGAGCGGGGCCGGGATGTTCGGGTATGGTCCGAGCGAGCGGTGCGGGAAGCGTCCGCTGTGTGGAGGTCGACGCGATGGACACGGTCATCTTCGCGTGTGTGCACAACGCGGGGCGTTCGCAGATGGCGGCCGCGTTCTTCAATGCCTTGGTCGCGCCAGAGAGGGCGCGCGCGGTGTCCGCCGGGACGCGGCCGGGGGAGCGTGTCCATCCGGAGGTGGTGGCGGCGATGGCGGAGGTGGGCCTCGACCTCTCGGAGGTCCGGCCCCGCCTGCTCACGGACGAGCTGGCGCGGGATGCCCGGTGGCTCGTCACGATGGGCTGTGGAGAGGTGTGTCCGCACGTGCCTGGCTCGAGGCGCGACGACTGGCCGTTGGAGGACCCGAAGGGGCAGCCGGTGGAGCGGGTGCGCGAGATTCGGGACGAGGTGCGTGCCCGGGTCGTCACGTTGCTTCAGCGTGAGGGCTGGGCGCGATAGGGGCCTGTCGTGGGCGTGGTGCCCGCCTTGTGCGATGTTCCGGACGGGGAGGGGCGGATGAAGCCTCGACATGGCATCGCGTGGTTGTGGTTGCTCGGGGCGTGTTCCTGTTCGACGCCGCGAGACCAGCTGGCGATTCCCCTGGGGCCGCTCATCGCGCCGAAGCCGGTGGTGCTGCCCGCGCCCGTGTGGCTGCGCCGCCGGTGCCGCTGGTGGTGAATCCGGAGTCCACCACGACGCGGCCCTCGGCGGTGCGGGGCGGGGACGGCGCGGCGGCTTCGTCGGAGGAGGTCCCCGAGCCCCGGCCTTCGAGGGAGGGGAAGGGCTCACGGGTGAATCCGCCGCCGCCCGTGGAGGCGACGAAGCGCCCCGAGTGCGCGCTCCAGCTGGTGCCACACAGCGGTGGTGATGCGGTACATGACCAGTGCGCGGATGCGTTCCCGCCCAACCGCTTCCCAGGCAAGGACGTGCTCGTCCACGGCAAGCGCTTCGACGCGCTCCAGGTCGGCGCGAACGTGCTGTGGGAGATCAAGACCGACCGGTTCGATGGGTACTCGGCGTTCTTGAAGGAACAAGTCAGCAAGAAGCAGGTGGTCGAGCTTCAGCGGGAGCGAGACCTCGCGCGCTCCTGCGGATATGACTTCGCCGTGGGCGTGAGCAGCGCCGAACACCGAGCGACCCTGCTCGAGCTGGATGTCGACCTCAAGATCGTCGTCACGGGATGCTGAGATGGCCGCTCACAATGATGTCCTCTCCCTCGTGGTTCATGCGCCGGCCCTGGTGCCCGAGGAGGTCCGGCCCCTCTTGCTCACGAGGGCAGTGGAGGAAGTGCTCCATGGGGTCGTGCTGGACTGGAAGGTCACCGACGAGGGTGGACTCGTCCGGCTGGATGACAGGGGGACATGGTTGCGCGGGCGCGCATCCGATGGTGGGTTCCCTCTCGTGTGCAACGGAGACGAGCACCATCCCGTGATGCTGCATGGCGTGGGGCTGCCCGCGACATCGAGCGCGGGAGGACAGCCACGACTCGCCGTCCACATGAAGGCTCCCATGCTCGCGACTGGAGGCCGAATCGCGGGAGAGCTCCTGGAGCGGCTCGCCGAGGTCGCTGGCGCGGAGTGGGGCCACGCGACGCCGCGTCGTGCGCTACGAAACATCTTGGAGCAGGCGGCGCGCCCGGTGAGTGGACCACACCGCCCCCCCGGGGGGCTGCCCGTGCTTCAGCTGCCCGTGGACCTCGCCTCCCCCGTGATTCCGCACCACCTCGGGTGGATCAACTTCTGGTCCGCCGCCACGGCGCGGGCGCTCGGCTTCCCGGATGCGACACGGGACTCGGAGTGGCTCGCTCGCGCGAAGAGGACGGGAGCGGGGGGCTGGGTCGTGCAACTCACGGACACGCCCCTGGACCTGGACACCCCCGAGCACCTCGCCACGCTGCTGCGTGCCTACGAGCGCTTCGGGGTGGTTGGCGGGCGCGCCCCGCCCCGGGACACGTAGCGCGGGGAGCGCCTCGGTGAGGCACTCGACCCTCGCCACGCCCGCGCGCCGCCCCACCTCATCTCAGGCGATGCCGATGCCCTTGCGCAGCCGGTTCCAGTCGAAGTTCGGCGCCGGGTCGTTCTTGCGGCCCTTGGGCACCGCCACGTCCGCGTGGCCCACCAGGTTCTTCGCGGGCACGTCGTACTTCTGCATCAGATGGCCCGTCAGCTGCGTCAGCGCCTTGTACTGCGCCTCCGTGAAGGCCGTCTTGCCGCTGCCGTCGTTGACGATCTCGATGCCGATGGAGCGCGCGTTCACGTCCGTGGGCACGCCGTGCAGCTCGCTCTTGCCCGCGTGCCACGCGCGCTTGTCGTCACCCACGAGCTGGTAGATCTTCCCGTCGCGGTCCACCATGTAGTGCGCGGAGACCTCGCTCTTGGGGTTGCGCATCCACGACAGGTCCGCCTTGCCGTCGTTGGACGCGGTGTGGTGCAGGACGATGGTGTCGACGTCCGCGCCCTTGCGCTCGTCGTAGTTCGGCGACGGCGCGCTGATGACGGCGGGCTTGTCGAACTTGCCCGGCGGCTGGGTGGGGGGCGTCGTCGTCGTGCCACCCAGCGCCTTCTTCAACGCGGCGGCCGTCTGCTCGCCGTAGTAGCCCGTCGTCGGCAGCTTCTTGTCGCCCTGGAACTTCTTCACCGCCGCTTCCGTCTGCGCGCCGAACGTCCCCGGGCCCGTCGCCGCCTGCGCCTTCGTCAGGTAGCCCAGCTTCACCAGCGCGTCCTGGAGCTGCTTCACCTTGGGGCCCTTGTCCCCCTTGCCCAGTCCGGCGGCGGGCGCGGTGACGGTCGTCGCGGCGGCGGCGGCCTTGGTCGTGGTCAGGCGGGTCGTGGTCGCGGAGGAGGGAAGTCGGATGCTCATGGCCATCCCCAAGGGGTGTGGGAGGTGTGAAATCCCCGGGATTATCGGTGCTCCAGGTTGGAAGTTGTCGATCCAAGCCCTGGAGCACCTTTCTCAATTTTCAGGGTGTTGGAGCACCCCCTGGCATCACTCTTCGCCCGAGCCGCTCTCTCAAACCATGAACGAATGCGTAAAAAGTCGGCAGGACAAGGAGGGTGAAAATTGTCGATGTCACGAGACCGCCAACCATGACGACGGCGAGCGGCCGTTCGATTTCCGTCCCGTGCAGGGGCAGCACGAGCAGGGGCAGCAGGCCGAGGATGGCCGTCGCCGCGGTCATGAGCTTGGGACGCACGCGCCCCAGGCTCGCCTCACGCACCGCGTCGTCGAACGAGTGGCCCCGCGCGAGCAGGTCCTTGGTCTGTGACACGAGCACCAGTCCGTTCTGCACGGCGATGCCGAACAGGCCGATGAGCCCCACGAGGCTGGAGACGTTCCAGGTCTCCCCGGCGATGAGCAGCGCGAGGATGCCGCCGACGAAGGCGTCCGGGAGCGTGGCGAGGATGACGAGCGCCTCGGCCACGGAGTCGAGCGCGAGGTACAGCAGGATGAACACCGCGAGGATGGCCACGGCGATGGCCATCGCCAGGGACTGCGCGGCGCGCTCCTGGCTCTCCACGCGTCCGCCCACGTCGACGAAGTAGCCGGTGGGCAGCTTCAGCTCCGTCGACAGCCGCTCGCGAATCTCCTCCGCGGTGCTGCCCAGGTCGCGCCCGGAGACGCTCGCCTCCACCGCGAGTCGCCGGCTGCCGGCCTCGCGGCGCACGCTGCCGGCGCCGAAGGTCTCCTCGATGTCCGCCAGCTGGCTCAGGGGGATGCGCGAGCCGTCGTGCCCGTCCACCAGCAGGTTGCGCAGCGCCTGGAGGTCGCCGCGCCGGTGGTCCGCCAGCCGCACGACCAGGTCGTGCCGCCGCTGGCCCTTCCACACCTGCGAGGACTCCTCGCCCACCAGCCCCACGCGCACCGCGCGGATGACGTCGCCGGGCGTCAACCCCACGCGAGCCACGGCGGCGCGGTTCACGGTGATGCGCAGCTGGGGCAGGCCGCTGAGCTTCTCCACGCGCAGGTCCTCCACGCCGTCCACCTTGGAGATGATGTCGCGCGCCTTCTCGCCCAGCCCCGCGAGCGTCTCCAGCTCCGGGCCGAAGATGCGCACGGAGATGTCCGCGGGACTGCCGCCCAGGCCCTCGTCGATGCGCATGCCCAGGGGCGTGGTGAACAGCGCGGTGACGCCGGGCACCTTCGCCACCGCCTCGCGCATGTCCGTCTCCAGCCGCTCTAGGCTCCGTCCCCGGTCCTTCTTGAGCACGACGAGCACGTCGGACACGGTGTGCGGCATCGGGTCCTCGGTGCGCTCGGCGCGGCCGGTGCGGCGCACGACGTCGTCCACCTCCGGGAAGCCGAGCAGCACGTCCTCCACCAGGTGGTTGAGGCGGTCCACCTCCTCCAGGGAGGCCTCGGGCGGCAGCACCGTCTGGAGCAGGAAGGCGCCTTCGTCCAGGCGGGGCATGAAGTCGCTGCCCACCGCGAAGGCCAGCCCCAGCGCGGGCACGGTGATGGCGAGCGCCACCAGGCGCACCAGCCCCGACCGGCGCATGCACGCGTCCAGCACCGGCGCGTAGACGCCCTTCACCTTGCGGATGAGCCACACGTCCTCGGGCTGGTCCGGGCGCGGGGCCTTGAGCAGCAGCGCGGAGGCCACCGGCACCAGCGTGAGCGCCAGCGCGAGCGACGCCGCCAGGCACGCCACCACGGCGGCGGCGAGCGGCTGGTACATGCGCCCCTCGATGCCCGTCATCGCGAACAGCGGGATGAAGACGGACACGACGATGAGCGTGGCGAAGGCGATGGGCCGCCCCACCTCCATCGACGCGGACAGCGCTTCGTCGCGCACGGACCTGCGGCCCTTCCCCTCGCGCAGGTCGTGGATGATGTTCTCCGTGACGATGATGGCCGCGTCCACCAGCAGGCCCACGGCGATGGCGAGCCCTCCCAGCGTCATCGTGTTGATGCCGATGCCCGCGACCTTCAGGAGGATGCCCGCCAGCGCCAGCGACAGGGGCAGGGTGAGCGTGACGATGAGCGCCGCGCGCCAGTCCCCCAGCAGGGCGAAGAGCACCAGCACCACCAGCAGCGCGCCCAGGAGGATGGCGCGGCTGACGCCCCCCAGCGCCGCGTCCACCAGCTCCGACTGGTCGTAGACCACGCGCAGCTGCACGCCCTTGGGCAGGGACTGTTGCAGCTCCGTGAGCGCCTCGCGCACGCCCTCCGCCACCCGCTGCGTGTCCGCGCCGAACTGCTTGATGACGCGGCAGCTCACCACCTCGCCCTTGAGCCGGTGGGCGATGCCCCGGCGCAGGGCGGGAGCCTCGCGCACGTCGGCCACGTCCCCCAGCAGCACGGGCGTGTCGTCGCGCAACGCGACCACCGTGCCGTTGAGGTCCTCCACCGTCTGCGCGCGTCCCACCGCGCGCACCGACCACTCCATGGGCCCCTGCACCACGAAGCCGCCGGAGGTGTTGAGGTTGGCGCCCTCCAGCGCGTGCTCCACCTCGTCCAGGGTGATGCCGCGCGCCACCATCTGGTCGGGGTCCAGCAGCACCTGGAACTGGCGCAGGTAGCCGCCCAGCCGCTCGACGCCCGCGACGCCCGGGACGGCGAGCAGGCGGTTCTTCACCTCGAACTCGGCCAGGTCTCGCAGGGCCATGAGGTCCGCTGAGCCGGGCTCCGCCTCCAGGGTGAACTCGAAGACCTCGTTGAGCCGGCCGGTGAGGCTGGAGACGAGCGGCGCGTCCGTGCCCGGGGGCAGCTCGCCCTGGGCCTGGGCCACGCGCTCGGCCACGTACTGGCGGCTGCGGAAGTAGTCCGCGTCCGGCTCGAACTCGACGGTGACCTGGGTGACGCCCAACTGGGACGTGGAGCGGATGCGCCGCACGTCCGGCAGGCCCGCGAGCGCCACCTCCATGGGCATGGCCACCGCCGTCTCCAGCTCCTCGGCGCCCATGGCCGGGTTCTGGACGATGACGTTGAAGATGGGCGCGGACAGGTCCGGGAACACGTCGCGGCGCAACCCGTGGAGCGCCACCGCGCCGAACGCGGACAGCGCCAGGGCGAGCACCACGGTGAGGCCGGGCCTCGAGAAGGACGTGCGCAGGATGCGCCCGACGAGCGACGGCGTCGTCTCAGTGGCCATGGTCGTCCCCTCCGCCCGCGGACTTCTCCACCTCGGCCTTGAGGAGGAAGGCGCCGTCCACCACCACGCTCTCTCCGACCTTCAGCCCGGAGAGCACCTCCACGTGGTCGCCGAGCGTGCGGCCCCGGCCCACCTCCCTGCGTTCGAACGAGCCGCGCTCGCCCGTGGGCAGGAAGGCCACCCAGCCGTTCTCCAGGCGCTGGAGCGCGGCGGCGGGGACGGTGGTGATGGTGCCATCGGGTCCCCCCAGGGGGATGGACGCGGTGGCGGACATGCCCGGCTTGAGCAGGCCGTCGCGGTTGTCGAGCACCAGCCGCACGGAGATGGTGCGCGAGGCCGCGTCCACGCGCTGGCCCACGTGGCCCACGCGCGCGGAGAACTCCCTCCCGGGGAACGCGGCGAAGCTGACGCGCGCCTCGGCGTCCGGTTGGATGCGCACGGCGTCGCGCTCGAAGGCGTGGACGATGAGCCACAGCGAGCCCAGGTCGCCCACGCGGAACAGGGGCTTGCCGGGGTCGGCCATCTGCCCCATGCGCGCGTCGCGCTCGATGATGGTGCCCTGGATGGGGGCGCGCAGGACGAAGCCCGCGCCCCCGCGCGCGGCGTCCTCGCTGGCGCCCAACGCGGCCAGCTCCGCGCGGGCGCCCGCCAGCTCCGCCTCGGCGGCGGCGGCGTCCACCTCCGCGGCCTGCACGTCCTTCTGCGCGACGATGCGCTCGGCGGCCAGGGCGCGCTTGCGCTCGACCCCCTGTCGCGCGGCGGTGGCGCGGGCGAGCGCGGACTGGAGCGCCGCGCGGGCCTTGCCCAGCT includes these proteins:
- a CDS encoding multicopper oxidase family protein; this translates as MSRRSMLATAGATLAGGALLLRGGAAHAQPSPAPTASPRAAAKAPARRDWLAPGMPGRDYQPVIVPNGAKLPWKVVDGVKVFHMVAEEVEHEFAPGLKATCWGYNGQVHGPAIEVVEGDRVRFYVTNRLPAPTTVHWHGLILPSGMDGVGGLNQKSIPPGETYRYEFTIKQTGTGMYHSHHDEMTQMALGMVGLFIMHPRRPVGPRVDRDFALMLHEWRIDPGAKRPDPNEMTDFNILTFNAKAFPGTEPLVVRKGDRVRIRLGNLSAMDHHPIHLHGYHFRVTETDAGRIPESAQFPETTVLVPVGSTRTFEFVADAPGDWAMHCHMTHHVMNQMGHDLPNLIGVKPGDLDAKVRTLLPGYMTMGQEGMGDMGDMGMAMPGNSIPMTGANGKYGYITMGGMFTILKVRERLDGEGDPGWYEAPAGTVAMEASLDELRKDGIDVAAPPRAEPGSPMSKLRG
- a CDS encoding TolC family protein; this translates as MRALFLAGAALLASGCATIQKERGHAEVAALVEERIGRKTRWNQGTPEDAEVARHLDTLLAKDLSSDDAVEIALLNNPALQATYEDLGVSQADMVQAGLLTNPTLSGSIGFPLSNDGVSETEFSLVQEFVDLFTLPLRKRVAKEQFIADTLRVAHEALATAAEVKKTYSQVQARQQLVELRRMVLEAADSAAQLATLQFGAGNITELELANERAAAEEARLELAQEELALVEDREHLNRLLGLWGPRTQWTLTEKLPAPPGEEAPLEHLESLAIRQRLDIDAARKQVELLWNALELSRSTRFIGRFEVGVHTHRDANGPRLFGPTLSLDLPIFDQRQALIAKLEAQHRQGERRLTELSVNARSEVRAARARLLTLRGVTERYHRVVLPLREKVVEQTQLQYNAMQLGLYVLLEAKRAQVTAWRAYIEAVRDYWMARAELEQLVGGRLPSTPGEAPPVPALPSPSPTQGHESHPGHGHGATP
- a CDS encoding heavy metal-binding domain-containing protein, coding for MRTFSFVLASLFTLAACASEPKRLPPALDPSSPEAPEAPLADLPTTLASTPAPRPSDPHANHGASQAPSGKDDAGTTVYTCPMDPEVRSTTEGRCPKCGMKLVPEKKPAQQQPSQTPPSGHEQHGGHGAHP
- a CDS encoding arsenate reductase ArsC: MDTVIFACVHNAGRSQMAAAFFNALVAPERARAVSAGTRPGERVHPEVVAAMAEVGLDLSEVRPRLLTDELARDARWLVTMGCGEVCPHVPGSRRDDWPLEDPKGQPVERVREIRDEVRARVVTLLQREGWAR
- a CDS encoding DUF6310 domain-containing protein; protein product: MAAPPVPLVVNPESTTTRPSAVRGGDGAAASSEEVPEPRPSREGKGSRVNPPPPVEATKRPECALQLVPHSGGDAVHDQCADAFPPNRFPGKDVLVHGKRFDALQVGANVLWEIKTDRFDGYSAFLKEQVSKKQVVELQRERDLARSCGYDFAVGVSSAEHRATLLELDVDLKIVVTGC
- a CDS encoding DUF5953 family protein, which codes for MAAHNDVLSLVVHAPALVPEEVRPLLLTRAVEEVLHGVVLDWKVTDEGGLVRLDDRGTWLRGRASDGGFPLVCNGDEHHPVMLHGVGLPATSSAGGQPRLAVHMKAPMLATGGRIAGELLERLAEVAGAEWGHATPRRALRNILEQAARPVSGPHRPPGGLPVLQLPVDLASPVIPHHLGWINFWSAATARALGFPDATRDSEWLARAKRTGAGGWVVQLTDTPLDLDTPEHLATLLRAYERFGVVGGRAPPRDT
- a CDS encoding N-acetylmuramoyl-L-alanine amidase: MSIRLPSSATTTRLTTTKAAAAATTVTAPAAGLGKGDKGPKVKQLQDALVKLGYLTKAQAATGPGTFGAQTEAAVKKFQGDKKLPTTGYYGEQTAAALKKALGGTTTTPPTQPPGKFDKPAVISAPSPNYDERKGADVDTIVLHHTASNDGKADLSWMRNPKSEVSAHYMVDRDGKIYQLVGDDKRAWHAGKSELHGVPTDVNARSIGIEIVNDGSGKTAFTEAQYKALTQLTGHLMQKYDVPAKNLVGHADVAVPKGRKNDPAPNFDWNRLRKGIGIA
- a CDS encoding efflux RND transporter permease subunit yields the protein MATETTPSLVGRILRTSFSRPGLTVVLALALSAFGAVALHGLRRDVFPDLSAPIFNVIVQNPAMGAEELETAVAMPMEVALAGLPDVRRIRSTSQLGVTQVTVEFEPDADYFRSRQYVAERVAQAQGELPPGTDAPLVSSLTGRLNEVFEFTLEAEPGSADLMALRDLAEFEVKNRLLAVPGVAGVERLGGYLRQFQVLLDPDQMVARGITLDEVEHALEGANLNTSGGFVVQGPMEWSVRAVGRAQTVEDLNGTVVALRDDTPVLLGDVADVREAPALRRGIAHRLKGEVVSCRVIKQFGADTQRVAEGVREALTELQQSLPKGVQLRVVYDQSELVDAALGGVSRAILLGALLVVLVLFALLGDWRAALIVTLTLPLSLALAGILLKVAGIGINTMTLGGLAIAVGLLVDAAIIVTENIIHDLREGKGRRSVRDEALSASMEVGRPIAFATLIVVSVFIPLFAMTGIEGRMYQPLAAAVVACLAASLALALTLVPVASALLLKAPRPDQPEDVWLIRKVKGVYAPVLDACMRRSGLVRLVALAITVPALGLAFAVGSDFMPRLDEGAFLLQTVLPPEASLEEVDRLNHLVEDVLLGFPEVDDVVRRTGRAERTEDPMPHTVSDVLVVLKKDRGRSLERLETDMREAVAKVPGVTALFTTPLGMRIDEGLGGSPADISVRIFGPELETLAGLGEKARDIISKVDGVEDLRVEKLSGLPQLRITVNRAAVARVGLTPGDVIRAVRVGLVGEESSQVWKGQRRHDLVVRLADHRRGDLQALRNLLVDGHDGSRIPLSQLADIEETFGAGSVRREAGSRRLAVEASVSGRDLGSTAEEIRERLSTELKLPTGYFVDVGGRVESQERAAQSLAMAIAVAILAVFILLYLALDSVAEALVILATLPDAFVGGILALLIAGETWNVSSLVGLIGLFGIAVQNGLVLVSQTKDLLARGHSFDDAVREASLGRVRPKLMTAATAILGLLPLLVLPLHGTEIERPLAVVMVGGLVTSTIFTLLVLPTFYAFVHGLRERLGRRVMPGGAPTP
- a CDS encoding efflux RND transporter periplasmic adaptor subunit, coding for MRTIPFLLATLLLATACKRDTPEHADAHDHDEAAEQKGHDEGHDASHVHIAPEMLRDLRVTTAPASARPGGDSVTALGELTFSEDAYAEVAAPIPARVGAVHVTTGQHVKEGEKLVELHSPELGKARAALQSALARATAARQGVERKRALAAERIVAQKDVQAAEVDAAAAEAELAGARAELAALGASEDAARGGAGFVLRAPIQGTIIERDARMGQMADPGKPLFRVGDLGSLWLIVHAFERDAVRIQPDAEARVSFAAFPGREFSARVGHVGQRVDAASRTISVRLVLDNRDGLLKPGMSATASIPLGGPDGTITTVPAAALQRLENGWVAFLPTGERGSFERREVGRGRTLGDHVEVLSGLKVGESVVVDGAFLLKAEVEKSAGGGDDHGH